The DNA sequence TAGCTGCCGGAACTGCAACAGCTTTCTCCCCGGATATCGCAACCACTGAAGAAATCGAGGCGCAATTGGGCCGCGTTGTTCTGGAAAAAATCGAATAACTACACAATTTTAAAAGCGTTGGATAATCCCGGTCTCCGGAGGCTATCCAACGCTTTTTATCTTTATTAGCCTTCTGCTTCGGCCATTTCTTCCGCCAAGTTGTGGTAGCCGATTTCCTTGTCCATGAAATCATCGGATTGGACGGCGAAATGTTGCGTGATGCTTTCGATGGTTTGGATCTCGCATTTCGCGTTATCCACGATGTAATCGAGGATGTGTCCGCCAAATTTGCGGTCATCGCTGATGAAATGGCAATGGAAGCCACCCTTGGCTACGCCATCAAACAATTCAGGTGTATAGATGCCGATTGCCGTCCCTTGCATATCGTAGGACTCGAATTCCGGCTGGACACGCGTTGCTTCGATCAGGCGCGGATACGGTTTTTGCTGCTTCGGCACCGCCCGCGTATGCATGTATTCAAAATGCCCGGTTATTTTGACGACCGAGAACACATTCCGGCTGCGCACGCGCTTGACAATATCCGACCTGACTTTTCTCAGCGTCATCGGCCGGTCGATGTCGTATTCACGGTCCGGTTGAAAAAAAGTCACCGCAGCATGCGGCGTTGTCTGGGATGGATCGACTTTCGAAATCGATCCGTCCGCCTTCGCTTGATAGGCGATGCCGTCCAACAGGATCAGTTCCCCTTCAAAATCATGGAAAGTCCCGATTCCGATGTCCCCATGCTTCAATAGCTCTTCAAATGTCAGGGTTCCGTCGAATACCCCCGCCATCAAATCCCCCAGCGTCTGATGCTGATACAATGTACTTTCGCCCATCTGCTCCCGCCCCTTCTGTTCCCTTATGCAATCATTTTTTCTGTCTGAACATGATAGCCCATTATATCACAGCGGGAAGGCGTCAAACAATCGCATCACACATAATGTCAGGCGGCAAACAATGAGGGCCGCCCCTAAAAGAGACAGCCCTCCATTCATACTATATTACGCTAATTTTGTTTCCAGGTAATCAACCAAAACATCTTTCGGATGGTAGCCTGTCAGTTTTTCCACCGGTTTTCCATCTTTGAACAACACCATCGTCGGAATGCTCATGATGCCGAACTGTGAAGCCGTCGCTTGGTTATCGTCAATGTTCAATTTGACGATTTTCACTTTGTTGTCCATCTCTTCTTCGATTTCTTCCAAAACGGGTCCGAGCATGCGGCAAGGTCCGCACCAAGGCGCCCAAAAATCCATCAATGTCAAACCTTCTTGTACTTCACTTTGCCATGTTGTATCTGTTACTTGTGTGCTCATTCTTTATCTATCCTTCCTTAAACTGTATATTTTTCCCTAAATTTCTTATCAACAAAACGTATTATACCCCACCCGGTATTATTAGTAAATAAAAAAGATTTAAAAAGTAAGCAAGATGATTGACAATCCCTCCTAACAGGCATAACATAGTTAGGGCACGAACTATATGGGTGGTGAAAAATAATGAGCAACACAGACTTGCTGGGATTCCGGATCAGATCGCTTTGGCAACAAATAAAGCGCCTCATGAATAGGCACTTGACCGAAAATGATGGTTACGGTTTGACCGGCATGCAATTCGCGATCGTTTCCTACATCGCCAAAGAATCAGTAGAGCGGGACGTCTTTCAGAAAGATCTCGAGCAGAAATTCGACATCCGCAAATCGACCGTCACAGGCATCCTGAATACGATGGAAAGAGATGGCTTGCTGCTGCGGGAAACCGTTCCTTATGACGCCAGACTGCGGAAAATGATACTGACGGATAAGGCTTTGCAGGCAAAACAAAATACGGAACAAGTGATTGATTCCGTGGAGAGCCAATTGTCCAAAGGATTGACCGAAGAAGAAATCACCACCTTTTTGAGCATTCTCGAGAAAATATCGAAAAATGCCGAGAGCTGATTGCCTCAACCGTTTCAAAAGTCACCCAATCATTATTTACGGAAAGGATTAACGCTATGATAAAAAAACTCATGGGCAGCATACGCGAGTATAAAAAGGACTCGATCCTTGCCCCTATATATGTCACTTTGGAAGTCGTCCTTGAAGTGCTTATCCCCTATTTGATGTCTATGATCATCGATAAAGGGATCGGAGAAGGAGACATGCCGTTCATCATCCGCATCGGACTGATTTTGATCGTCTCCACCCTCTTCTCATTAGGGTTCGGAGTCCTGTCCGGTTTGCATGCGGCAAAAGCTTCGGCCGGATTCGCCAAAAATATCCGCAAGGACATGTACTACAATATCCAGGATTTCTCATTTTCGAATATCGATCAGTTTTCGACATCCAGTCTGATCACCCGTTTGACGACGGACATCACGAATGTCCAGAACTCTTACCAGATGATCATCCGGATCATGGTCCGGGCGCCGCTTATGCTCGTATTCTCATTGTTGATGGCTCTGAGCATCAACAGTGAACTCGGGATGGTCTTCCTTGGAGCGATCCCGTTCCTGGGCTTCGGTCTTTACCTGATCATGTCACAAGCCTTCCCGATTTTCCAGAGAGTTTTCCGCACCTATGACAAGCTGAACCGGGTCGTCCAGGAAAATCTTTATGGCATCCGGGTCGTCAAATCCTTTGTGCGTGAAGAGCACGAGACAGAAAAATTCAAATCCGTCTCCAAGAAAATCTACACTGATTTCACCAAGGCCGAAAAAATATTGGCGTTCAACAGCCCTTTGATGCAATTCACGATGTACGCAAGCATTCTGACCTTGTCCCTATTGGGCGCACGCATGATCGTCTCCGGTTCGATGACGACAGGCCAACTGATGAGTCTGATCACATACGCTTCCCAAATTCTGATGAGTCTGATGATGATTTCGATGGTCTTCGTTATGGTCACGATCTCCCGTGCTTCAGCGGAGCGGATTGTGGAAGTACTGAGTGAGGACAGCGACCTGAAGAACAACAGCAATCCGATCACAGTCATCCCTGACGGATCTGTCAGTTTCGAGCAGGTTGACTTCAGTTACACCAACGATCCGCAGAAGCTTGCCTTGAAAAATGTCAGTTTTTCCGTCAAATCAGGGGAAACTGTGGGCATCATCGGCGGAACCGGCAGTGCTAAAACTTCTCTGGTCCACCTTATTCCGCGTCTCTATGATGCAACCGGTGGTACGGTAAAAGTCGGCGGCGTCGATGTACGCGATTATGATATGCAGACATTACGCGGCGAAGTCGCTATGGTGCTCCAAAAAAATATCCTGTTCTCGGGAACGATCAAAGACAATCTGCGTTGGGGCAATCCTGCCGCTACCGATGCAGAGCTGATGACTGCGGCGCGACAAGCTCAAGCCGATGAATTCATCCAACGCCTTCCTGATGGCTACGACACTTATATTGAAGAAGGCGGCACAAACGTCTCCGGCGGGCAAAGACAACGGCTCTGTATCGCGCGCGCTTTGGTGAAACAACCAAAAATCCTGATTCTCGATGACTCGACCAGCGCCGTGGACACCCGGACGGATTCCTTGATCCGGACCGCTTTCAAGGAAGAAATCCCGAACACAACCAAATTCATCATCGCCCAGCGCGTCTCTTCCGTTCAGGATGCCGACAAAATCATCGTGATGGAGAGCGGCAGCGTCAATGGCATCGGGACGCACGATGAATTGCTGGCAACAAACACCATTTACCAAGAAGTCTACTATTCACAAACGAAAGGGGGCAAAATTGCTGATGAAGCCTAATCAACCAAAACGACGCGGAGCCAAAGATGCCGGCAAAACAACAAAACGCCTCCTGTCCTATATTTCCAAAGGCCACAAATTCACCTTTAGCCTTGTATTGATCTGTATCCTCATAAGCGCACTTGCCAATGTTGTGGGTTCGCTTTTCCTGAAGACGCTGATTGATGAGTATATCACGCCTTTACTGGGCGTAACCAATCCGGTCTTCACCAGCATGTACCGTGCAATCGCGATGATGGCCGGCATTTACATGATCGGTGTCGTGGCGACGTATGTCTACAACATCCTGATGGTTTCCATTTCCCAAGGGATCCAGAAAAAAATCCGCGATGAGCTGTTCGCGCATATGCAGACCTTACCGATCAAATATTTTGATACGCATGCGCACGGGGATGTCATGAGCCGCTATACCAATGATATCGATACTTTGCGCCAGATGCTTTCGCAAAGTATCCCGATGGCCTTTTCTTCCCTGGTCACAATCGTCAGCGTATTCGCTGCGATGCTGGCGGTAAGTTTGCCGCTGACGCTAATCGTCGTCCTGATGGTTGCCTTGTCGATCACCGTCACAAAGACGATCGGCGGCAAGAGTTCCGTCAACTTCGTCAAGCAACAGCAGACGCTCGGTAAAGTGAACGGCTATATCGAGGAAATGATGCACGGGCAAAAAGAAGTCAAAGTTTTCGGACGCGAAACGGAATCGAAGGAACGATTCGACAAACTCAACGACGAGTTGCGTGAGAGCGCGACGAACGCAAACATCTACGCAAATATCCTGATGCCGATCCTAGGGAATCTGGGATTCCTGCAATATGCTCTGATCGCAATGTTCGGAGGCGCCATGGCTGTCGCAGGCATCGGCGGATTGACCTTGGGGGCGATTGCTTCCTTCCTGCAGTTGAGCCGTTCTTTCACAATGCCGGTCAACCAGATTTCCCAACAAGTTTCATCGATCGTGATGGCTTTGGCGGGTGCTGAGCGGATCTTCGAATTGATGGATGAAAAGCCTGAGTTGGATGAAGGCACCGTAACCTTGGTGAATGCAACCATGGTCGGTGATGAAGTGAAGGAAGCCGAAAACCACACCGGACTTTGGGCATGGAAAGTGCCTCAAGCAGATGGTTCGGTCCGTTATACGCAACTGACCGGTGATGTCCGATTTTTTGATGTCGACTTCTCCTACAATCCCGACAAACAGATTCTGCATGACATCAGCCTCTATGCCCATCCCGGCGAGAAAGTCGCTTTTGTGGGATCGACGGGTGCCGGCAAAACGACCATCACGAACCTGATCAATCGTTTCTATGACATCCAGGACGGAAAAATCGTTTATGATGGCATCGACATCGCAGACATCAAGAAAAATGACCTGCGCCGTTCCCTTGGTATCGTGTTGCAGGACACTAACCTCTTTACCGGAACGATTCTGGAAAACATCCGTTACGGCAATCTGCACGCATCCGATGAAGAAATTTATGCGGCAGCGCGTTTGGCGAATGCCGATGATTTCATCTCCCGTTTGCCTCTGGGATACCAAACAGTCATTTCCGGCGACGGCGAAGGCCTTTCCCAAGGCAGAAACAATTGCTTTCGATTGCCCGTGCGGCAGTTGCCGATCCTCCCGTCATGATACTGGATGAAGCAACTTCCAGCATCGACACGCGGACAGAATCGATCGTGCAGCGCGGCATGGATGCGTTGATGCAAGGACGCACCGTATTCGTCATCGCCCACCGCCTGTCCACTATCCAGAATGCCGACGTGATCATGCTGATGGAGCAAGGCCGGATCATCGAACGCGGCGATCATGAGAAATTGATCGGCGAACAAGGAAAATATTATCAGCTTTATACCGGAGCATTCGAGCTCGAATAAACATTTAAAATCAAACACCCCTCAGCATGGCAGTTCCGATTGGAGCGCCATGCTGAGGGGTGTTTTTGGTATGCAGCCGAGTTAGATGAAGTCAGGGTCGACGCGTGGTAAAATGATCACGAAAGATACTTCATCCACCAAAGTCGCGACGATTGCCCGCCCGAGAGAAAGAGGTGCTTGCGATGACTGAAAAAAGAGTTTTCCAATCCGATGCATTCATCATCCGTCCCTTTGTTGCCGGCATCCCGTTCATCCTGATATTCGGCGGCCTCTCCCACTTCGCATTCGCATGGTTCGGGAAAGCCAGCTGGGCTGCGCCTTTCGTCCCCGTGAACGAGAGTGTCTGGGAACATCTGAAAATGAGTTACTGGTCCACCTTCCTGTGGTTTCTATTCATCTTCCTCTTTTTCGGAAAAAGATATCGTCTTTCGCCATCCCGTTGGTTGCTGGCGGGGATCGTGTCCATGCTGTTCTGTCCGCTCCTCATCGTTACCGGATTCTACACGCTAAAAGGCGCTTTCGGCATCGAATCCCTTTTCACTGACGAGCTGCTGTTCTTTTTCGGCATCATCAGCGGTCAACTGTTGGCTTCCCGCACTTATCGCTATTTAGAGCCCCCGCGCATTTGGATTGGAACAGCAACCGTGCTCTGGCTTCTTTTCGCGCTTGCGTTTGTGCTTTTCAGTTTCCAGCCTCCCACCCTGCCGCTCTTTCTGGATACGCCGACCGGAAGCTATGGGTTTTAGATTGCTTAGCGAGGGATCCGGTTCAGGGTTGGCTGCGTTCGTAAAGTCATCCAAAAAATAGCTCCTCAAAACAGAACAGAGCGGAAAAGCCCTCGCAGAGGATGGCTTTTCCGCTCTTTTAATACAGGATATCATTGCTGATCGTAGTGTAGAAAAGTTGCTTGATCCGGGCCGGGTCTTGCGTCTGGCCCAATATCCACATAAGTTTGCATACGACCGCTTCGGTGATCATGTCGTAGGCTTCCAAAATATTGACCCGCGATTTCAGTTCGTGGCCGACTTTGTAGATTTCCATGTCGCTGCCCTCATTCGGGACCTGCGTCGTCATGACCACAGTCTTCCCTTGGCCGATCCAGTGGTTGATGACCTCGAAATACCCGTACTCCGGCGCCGAAGGGATCCCGCCGACTCCGTAGCTTTCGATGATGATGGCATCGTTCCGTTCAAGCATGTAAGCAAGAATATCCGAATCCACTCCCGGCGTCAGCTTGAACAACGCGACCTTCGCATCCAGACTGTCATAGAAACGCGGTGCTGGCGCTTTTTCTTTTGTGATGTAGGAGATTACGCGTCCATCCTGGATGATCGCCAAATAAGGGTAATTGATGCTGGAAAAAGCCTGGAAGCTCTTGGAATGCGTCTTCCTTGCCCGTGTTCCGAGGATAACCTTCCCATTGAAGACGATCTGGACACCGCTGGCGGAATCTGAAGATGCGTACAGGAAACTGTCGAAGAGATTCGTCTTCGAATCGGTGATTTCCATATTGATCGGTTTTTGGGCTCCGGTGATGATGATTGGTTTGGGGGAATCCTGGATCATATAGGAAAGCGCGGCAGCCGTATAAGCCATCGTGTCGGTTCCGTGGGTGACGACAAACCCGTCATATTGTTCATACTTTTCTCTGATGGTGTCCGTCATCAGCACCCAGATATCAGGCGCGATGTTGGTGCTGTCGATATTGCAGATCTGAAGGGTATCGACCTCGCATATTTCTGAGATACCAGGAATAAAAGCCAGTATCTCTTCTGATGTCAGCTGGGGATCGAGCCCATTCGGCGTTATTTTTGATGCGATCGTACCGCCCGTGCCGATCATCAATATCTTTTTCTTAGTCACACATTCACCTGCTTGTTCATTATTTTTTTCATGGTTTTCCGCGTCTGGTGGTTAATATACCACGACCGGCGTGCCGACGGAATAGGTATTGTAAAGAGTTTGGACCGCATAGTAAGGGGTATTGACGCAGCCGTGCGAACCCCAATACAGATACAGGTCACCGCCGAAGCCCTGGGTCTGCCAAGAGGCGTCATGCAAACCGTAGGCATTCCCCAAAAATGGAATCCAATATTGGACCGGTGACTCGTAATCTTCCCCGATCAGAACGCTTGGGGATTCCTTATACGGTTGGATCGCGAACAGTCCTCTTGGCGTCGGCATCGAAGGTCGTCCGGTGATGACGGGAGCATTGACAATCTGCTGATTGCCGATGTAGGCCCAGACGCGTTGATAGGCGATGCTGATGATGA is a window from the Trichococcus shcherbakoviae genome containing:
- the budA gene encoding acetolactate decarboxylase encodes the protein MGESTLYQHQTLGDLMAGVFDGTLTFEELLKHGDIGIGTFHDFEGELILLDGIAYQAKADGSISKVDPSQTTPHAAVTFFQPDREYDIDRPMTLRKVRSDIVKRVRSRNVFSVVKITGHFEYMHTRAVPKQQKPYPRLIEATRVQPEFESYDMQGTAIGIYTPELFDGVAKGGFHCHFISDDRKFGGHILDYIVDNAKCEIQTIESITQHFAVQSDDFMDKEIGYHNLAEEMAEAEG
- the trxA gene encoding thioredoxin, which encodes MSTQVTDTTWQSEVQEGLTLMDFWAPWCGPCRMLGPVLEEIEEEMDNKVKIVKLNIDDNQATASQFGIMSIPTMVLFKDGKPVEKLTGYHPKDVLVDYLETKLA
- a CDS encoding MarR family transcriptional regulator; this translates as MSNTDLLGFRIRSLWQQIKRLMNRHLTENDGYGLTGMQFAIVSYIAKESVERDVFQKDLEQKFDIRKSTVTGILNTMERDGLLLRETVPYDARLRKMILTDKALQAKQNTEQVIDSVESQLSKGLTEEEITTFLSILEKISKNAES
- a CDS encoding ABC transporter ATP-binding protein → MIKKLMGSIREYKKDSILAPIYVTLEVVLEVLIPYLMSMIIDKGIGEGDMPFIIRIGLILIVSTLFSLGFGVLSGLHAAKASAGFAKNIRKDMYYNIQDFSFSNIDQFSTSSLITRLTTDITNVQNSYQMIIRIMVRAPLMLVFSLLMALSINSELGMVFLGAIPFLGFGLYLIMSQAFPIFQRVFRTYDKLNRVVQENLYGIRVVKSFVREEHETEKFKSVSKKIYTDFTKAEKILAFNSPLMQFTMYASILTLSLLGARMIVSGSMTTGQLMSLITYASQILMSLMMISMVFVMVTISRASAERIVEVLSEDSDLKNNSNPITVIPDGSVSFEQVDFSYTNDPQKLALKNVSFSVKSGETVGIIGGTGSAKTSLVHLIPRLYDATGGTVKVGGVDVRDYDMQTLRGEVAMVLQKNILFSGTIKDNLRWGNPAATDAELMTAARQAQADEFIQRLPDGYDTYIEEGGTNVSGGQRQRLCIARALVKQPKILILDDSTSAVDTRTDSLIRTAFKEEIPNTTKFIIAQRVSSVQDADKIIVMESGSVNGIGTHDELLATNTIYQEVYYSQTKGGKIADEA
- a CDS encoding DUF6512 family protein, with product MTEKRVFQSDAFIIRPFVAGIPFILIFGGLSHFAFAWFGKASWAAPFVPVNESVWEHLKMSYWSTFLWFLFIFLFFGKRYRLSPSRWLLAGIVSMLFCPLLIVTGFYTLKGAFGIESLFTDELLFFFGIISGQLLASRTYRYLEPPRIWIGTATVLWLLFALAFVLFSFQPPTLPLFLDTPTGSYGF
- a CDS encoding asparaginase; amino-acid sequence: MTKKKILMIGTGGTIASKITPNGLDPQLTSEEILAFIPGISEICEVDTLQICNIDSTNIAPDIWVLMTDTIREKYEQYDGFVVTHGTDTMAYTAAALSYMIQDSPKPIIITGAQKPINMEITDSKTNLFDSFLYASSDSASGVQIVFNGKVILGTRARKTHSKSFQAFSSINYPYLAIIQDGRVISYITKEKAPAPRFYDSLDAKVALFKLTPGVDSDILAYMLERNDAIIIESYGVGGIPSAPEYGYFEVINHWIGQGKTVVMTTQVPNEGSDMEIYKVGHELKSRVNILEAYDMITEAVVCKLMWILGQTQDPARIKQLFYTTISNDILY